The Pigmentiphaga aceris DNA segment GTCGATCAGCGCTTCCAGCCGAGCCACGTTCTCGGTCAGACGCGACCGGTCATTCTCTGCATGCCAAAGGTGGAATACACCCGTCGCAAAGCGCCCTTCCTTGCGCTGCACACCGGCATGCATCAGCCGGATGACCAAGTCGGAATCTTCCATTCCCCAGCCCTCGAACGCTTCGTCAAAGCCGTCCACCGCAAGCAGATCGTCTCGCCACACCGCCAGATTGCAGGTCTTGGCCCCTTCCCAGCGCTGCGGATAACGCTTGCGCCACGCCGCATGCAACGGCCGAGGCCATAAGGGCAGCAGGCGATTCAAGCCGCCTTTGAAGCGCTGGCGCAGCAGTTCGACCGGTCGCCACAAGGGCGATGCATCACCGGCTTGCAGCAATGCCTGTGTGTACTGCGAAGACAGCAGCACCCGGTTGCCCGCCACCAGCCAGCCGCGCTCGGCAAGTGCCGCGTGGCGAGCCGCGAAACTGGGGCGCAAGACACAATCCCCATCGACAAACACCACATAGTCGGACCGGCTTCGCACAATGGCCCGATTGCGGATCGCGGCTGCCCGGAAGCCCTCATCGGGATGCCAGACGTGTTCGATGCGCACCTTCGTATGCTTGCGCGCTTCCTCGATTACCGCCGCCGTTGACGCCCCGGAACCGTCGTCGGCCACCAGGATTTCGTCAAACGGGTGCGTCTGGGCCAGTGCAGATTGCAGCACCACAGCCAAGGCATCCGGCCGGTTGTAGGTCGTCACGACCAGGGCCAGGCTAGGTGTCTTGTTCATTTCTGCGGCTTCTCGGCATCCTGCGCAAGCAGGCGCTTCACGTAGCGGTAGTACGTGCCTTCCGCATTGGACACCGCCAGCATGAAGCCGTAGCGACCATCCAGAAACCCGGCCTTGATCACATAGGTGCGGAAAAATGCCCACAGCCCGTGCGTGATCGCGCTGGTCAACGACACCCGTTTGCCCCGCTCGCCCATGGCTTGCGCGCCGGCGGTGGAATAGCGGTTGACCTTGTCCAGCACCGTTTCCAGATCGCGGAAGCTGTAATGGATCAGCGACTGTTGCAAGCGGCCGATGCGCGCTTCTGGCACGACGGGAATCAGGCGCTCGTGTACCCGATGATCGGTGAAGTTTGCCTCGCCCCGTCGGAACAGGCGCAGCACTGGGTCGGGCCACCAGCCAGCGTGACGCATGAAGTGCCCGCAATAGGACGACAGGCGCGGCAGTTCGTACAAGGCGGGCGCGTTGTCGTCCGTGTTTGCCTGCTCGATGGTGCGGCGAATTTCTTCGGCCAGCGGTTCAGGCACGCGTTCATCGGCGTCAATCGACAACACCCAATCGCCGGTCGCAAGTGCCAATGCGCGGTTCTTCTGTGCGCCGAAACCGGGCCAGTCACGGGTGGGCACCACGTGCGCACCGAAGGCACGCGCGCGCACCACCGTGTCATCGGAACTGCCTGAATCAACCACGATCCACTCATCGGCAAATCGCAGGCTGGCCAGGCAGTCGCTGATGTTGGCCGATTCATTGTGCGTGATCAGAATCACGGACAGTCGCGGCCGCGATCCAGGCGCGGGCATCACACCAGCACCCTCAGTCGTCGTGCTCAATATGTCAGCTCCACGCCGTCGGGCTGCACCCACTTGCCCAGCTGCTGAATCAGCGTGTCGGACAAACGCACCCGCCACGATTCATCAAGCCTGACCACGCAGCGCGCATCGCCACGCGAATAGCGGATTTCGACCGGCGTACCGGGCAAGCCGTTTTCAGGTTCTGCACGGAACGGATTAAGCATCTGCCGCAGGCGATCAGCATCTGCATTGCCATTCAAGGTAATGCGCAGCGCACGTGCATTGGCCTCGCGCGCCAACTGCAGATCGAACAGATTTTCGGCCACGATCCGCGTGCCGCCCGAATATTCATCGTTGCTGACCTTGCCATGCACCACCAGCAACTGGTCTTCGCGCAGCTTGCTGCGATGCTGCTCGAACAGCTCGTTGAAGATCGAGATTTCCACCTGTGCCGTGCCGTCGTCCAGCACCGCAAACAGCATTTTTCCGCGACGGGTCATCTGCACCCGCACCGCCGTCAGCACGCCTGCCAGCCATTGCAATTCGCGGTTGGGCTGCATCTTGTTCAGCGGTGTGCGCACGAAGCGACGAACCTCATCGCGATACGAATCGAACAGGTGGCCGCTGAAGAAATAACCCAGCGCGAGCTTTTCCTGGGTCAATTGTTCACGCATGTCCCAGGGGTCGACCTTGACCAGCTCACCGGTCAGATCGTCATGGTCGTCGCCACCGAAGAGCGACACTTGGCTGGCGGCACGTGCCGCCTGTTCGGCACCTTCCATCGCCAGCGGCACAGATGCCAGCATGGCCGCGCGATTCGGTTCGATGGTGTCGAAAGCACCTGCCTTGATCAGGGCTTCGATGGTGCGACGGTTCACGCTCTGCTTGCTGACGCGACGGCAGAAATCGAACAGGCTCTTGAACGCGCCACCTTCCTTGCGGGCACGCAGAATGTCTTCCACTGCGCCTTGGCCCGTGCCTTTCACTGCACCCAGACCGTAACGCATGGTGCGCGGCGGCAGGCCCTTCTTGGTGTGCACGTCGGCAACCGGCTCGAAGCGGTAGCCCGAATAGTTCACATCGG contains these protein-coding regions:
- a CDS encoding glycosyltransferase family 2 protein; protein product: MNKTPSLALVVTTYNRPDALAVVLQSALAQTHPFDEILVADDGSGASTAAVIEEARKHTKVRIEHVWHPDEGFRAAAIRNRAIVRSRSDYVVFVDGDCVLRPSFAARHAALAERGWLVAGNRVLLSSQYTQALLQAGDASPLWRPVELLRQRFKGGLNRLLPLWPRPLHAAWRKRYPQRWEGAKTCNLAVWRDDLLAVDGFDEAFEGWGMEDSDLVIRLMHAGVQRKEGRFATGVFHLWHAENDRSRLTENVARLEALIDSKRRMAERGISGVQTGVSAGHASLKSA
- a CDS encoding glycosyltransferase family 2 protein translates to MPAPGSRPRLSVILITHNESANISDCLASLRFADEWIVVDSGSSDDTVVRARAFGAHVVPTRDWPGFGAQKNRALALATGDWVLSIDADERVPEPLAEEIRRTIEQANTDDNAPALYELPRLSSYCGHFMRHAGWWPDPVLRLFRRGEANFTDHRVHERLIPVVPEARIGRLQQSLIHYSFRDLETVLDKVNRYSTAGAQAMGERGKRVSLTSAITHGLWAFFRTYVIKAGFLDGRYGFMLAVSNAEGTYYRYVKRLLAQDAEKPQK